Part of the Pseudarthrobacter sp. L1SW genome, CGGGCTGGGGGAGCGGGCCCTGGCCGTCGGGGTGGAAAACGCCAGGCGCCGCACCTCGTTCAAGAACGGCGGGCGCAGCTACGCCCAGGACCCGGACATCCGCTGGAAGGTGGCCGATGCCGCCATGGCCATGGATAGCTTGTACCCCCAGTTGCGTGCGGTCACAGCTGACGTGGATTCCCTTGTGGACCATGGACCGCAGTGGTTTCCCAAGCTGGTGGGCCTGAAAGTCAACGCCACGGAAACGGCGCGGCGCGTCGTGGACCTGGCCATCCGCGTCAGCGGCGGATCCAGCTATTTCCGGGGATCCGAACTGGAACGGCTGTACCGGGACGTACTTGCCGGCATGTTCCATCCATCCGACGACGAGTCTGCCCACAACACAGTGGCCAACGCCTGGTTGGGTCCGCTCGAGGACTGACCTAGACCGTCCTTTGGACCTGCATTACCCGGCGGCGGAGCCAAAAGCGCCGTCCTCCGCCCATGTACAGCTTGCTGCGCTCCAGCTCCCACTTGCCGTACTCGGAGTGTTCCACCAGGCGGCGCCGTGCCTCATGCAGGGAATCGACAGGACTGACGGTCAGTACGAGGTACTCGTACTGCCTCAAATAGTCCCGTTCCCGCTGGACCGAGCTGGTGAGAAATTGTTCCTTCATTTGCTCTCCATTTTCGTCCTTTTCCGGCTAACGTGAAGTCATGAGCATCGATCCGCGTGTCGCGCTTCAGTCCTTGACCACCGCTTTGGAAGAACACCTTATAGCAGCATCCAACCGCCGCGGAGATGGTGACCCCTCCGTGGAGGCAGCGTTTTTTGCAGTCGCAGACGCCTTCGAGGTTTATGAGGACGCACTCTATGAGGCTTATAACGAGGTCACGCCGCTCCAGGTTTTTGATGACGAGGACGAGGAAGACGACGAGAGCGACGTGG contains:
- a CDS encoding DUF5703 family protein: MKEQFLTSSVQRERDYLRQYEYLVLTVSPVDSLHEARRRLVEHSEYGKWELERSKLYMGGGRRFWLRRRVMQVQRTV